Genomic window (Streptococcus porcinus):
AGCTATCGCTCGTCAAACTGATCCAGATAAATTTACTAAAGGACTAATGCTTGATCGCATAAGTATCACGCCAATTACAGAGGATATTGTGACTCTTGCTGCTACTGCCGCTGACACAATTCTCGACCAAGAAGATAAGGAAAGTATCGATATGGTCATTTTGGCAACAGAGTCCTCCATCGATCAATCAAAAGCGGCCAGCATTTATGTCCATCACTTGCTTGGCATTCAACCATTTGCTCGTTCAATTGAGATAAAAGAAGCCTGTTATAGTGCTACTGCTGCACTTGATTATGCCAAAGCTCATATTGCTTTAAATCCTGACTCAAGAGTATTAGTTATCGCCAGTGACATTGCCAAATATGGTATCAAGTCGGCTGGTGAACCAACCCAAGGCGCTGGCAGTGTCGCTATCTTAGTCAAGGCTAACCCCTCAATTGCCATCATTAACAATGATAACGTCGCCCAAACACGGGAGGTTATGGATTTTTGGCGACCAAATTACTCATCAACCCCTTACGTAAACGGAATCTTTTCTACTAAACAATACCTTGATTCCCTCAAAACAACTTGGAAAGAATACCAAAACCGCCAGAATCTAGAGGTTACTGATTTTGCTGCTTTTTGTTTCCACATTCCTTTTCCTAAACTGGCTT
Coding sequences:
- a CDS encoding hydroxymethylglutaryl-CoA synthase, translating into MKIGIDKIGFATGRYVLNMDQLAIARQTDPDKFTKGLMLDRISITPITEDIVTLAATAADTILDQEDKESIDMVILATESSIDQSKAASIYVHHLLGIQPFARSIEIKEACYSATAALDYAKAHIALNPDSRVLVIASDIAKYGIKSAGEPTQGAGSVAILVKANPSIAIINNDNVAQTREVMDFWRPNYSSTPYVNGIFSTKQYLDSLKTTWKEYQNRQNLEVTDFAAFCFHIPFPKLAFKGLNKLFDKETPDSHKKQLTLAFEASITYSRQVGNIYTGSLYMSLLSLLENCQTLQAGDKIGMFSYGSGAVSEIYSLQLVDGYQSRLETNRQAYLDQRQEVSVTDYETIFYADSSVDHEGNLTFDNYLAGRFALKSIQEHQRIYGKNDK